A region from the Acyrthosiphon pisum isolate AL4f chromosome A1, pea_aphid_22Mar2018_4r6ur, whole genome shotgun sequence genome encodes:
- the LOC100169292 gene encoding maltase A3-like: MSFVIFLCCIILGVKAGINEIVDLHHEEISSIESNKIFSRTFNFLQNLENEVIEDYIESISNKYDFLSKKNKTNLDWWQTGIIYEIYPRSFMDSTGNGVGDLRGIIEKIPYLKYLGISAVWLTPIYPSPGRDMGYDITNYRGIDELMGTMEDFDELMEKLHESGIKVILDIVPNHTSDEHEWFVKSVQSIEPYTDYYIWADAKYVNGTRQVPNNWESVFGNSMWEWNETRQKYYLHQFLKQQPDLNFWNPLVREEIKDMMRFWLDKGVDGFRFDAVEHLYERQDLLDAPILDNGQLQTINYTQGLDEVYYEVYDWRSLLEEYKKKDDQTRFMVTESYVELKYLMKYYGNETNLGAHFPFNVCLLGLPHRSAKEFLEMLTEWMSNLPSGAWSNWVVRIIV; the protein is encoded by the exons ATGTCATTCGTTATATTTCTGTGTTGTATTATTCTGGGTGTCAAAGCTGGGATTAATGAAATAGTTGATCTCCACCATGAAGAAATATCTAGCATTGAGTCCAACAAGATCTTTAGTAGAACCTTCAACTTTTTGCAGAACTTGGAAAATGAAGTTATAGAGGACTACATAGAAA gtatttcaaataaatacgaCTTTTTAAgcaagaaaaataaaacaaacttagATTGGTGGCAAACAGgcattatttatgaaatatatccTCGATCTTTTATGGATTCAACTGGCAATGGTGTTGGAGACTTACGTG gaataattgaaaaaattcccTATCTTAAGTACTTGGGGATAAGTGCTGTTTGGTTAACTCCAATATACCCTTCACCGGGACGTGATATGGGTTATGACATAACGAATTACAGAGGAATTGATGAACTTATGGGTACCATGGAAGATTTTGATGAGTTAATGGAAAAACTTCATGAAAGCG gaatCAAAGTTATTCTTGATATTGTACCAAACCATACAAGTGATGAACACGAATGGTTTGTTAAGTCTGTACAGAGTATAGAACCGTATACAGATTATTACATATGGGCCgatgcaaaatatgtaaatgggACCAGACAAGTGCCAAATAATTGG gaATCAGTATTTGGAAATAGTATGTGGGAGTGGAATGAAACCAGACAGAAGTATTATTTACATcagtttttaaaacaacaacCAGACTTGAATTTTTGGAACCCATTAGTCCGTGAAGAAATAAAA gaCATGATGCGCTTCTGGTTGGATAAAGGTGTTGATGGATTTCGATTCGATGCAGTTGAACACCTTTATGAGAGACAGGATTTACTGGATGCACCTATATTGGACAATGGCCAGTTACAgacaattaattatacacaaGGATTAGACGAAGTTTATTATGAAGTATATGACTGGAGATCTTTATTAGAAGAATATAAGAAAAAGGATGATCAAAcaag ATTCATGGTTACTGAATCATAtgtagaattaaaatatttgatgaaatattatGGAAATGAAACAAACCTTGGAGCCCATTTTCCTTTTAATGTATGTCTTTTAGGCCTGCCTCATCGGTCTGCGAAAGAATTTCTTGAGATGTTAACAGAATGGATGTCAAATTTGCCATCTGGAGCATGGTCGAATTGGGTTGtacgtataatagtataa